The Priestia megaterium genome has a window encoding:
- a CDS encoding FAD-binding oxidoreductase: MSTPLTGRVIFKGDPGYQQAIKNWNPYVDVYPLVFVFAQNSYDVSNAIKWAQENKVPLRVRSGRHALDKNLSVVNGGIVIDVSDMNRVCLDKKSEIATVQTGIHVGPLVKMLAREGFMAPFGDSPTVGIGGITMGGGFGVVSRSIGLISDNLLALETVDAKGHILQADQSCNKDLFWASRGGGGGNFGYNTEYTFKVHRAPKTATVFNIIWPWDQLETVFKTWQEWAPFVDERLGCILEIYSKVNGLCHAEGIFLGSKKELTKLLKPLLNAGTPTQTVIETLSYPDAIDFLDPDEPIPGRSDQSVKFSSAWGLDLWSEEPISFMKKFLEEATGTEANFFFINWGGALSRVPSNETAFFWRRPLFYTEWTSSWENKSQEASNLASVEKVRQLMKPYVKGSYVNVPDQNIEKFGKAYYGSNFARLREIKAKYDPENLFHFPQSIPPSC; encoded by the coding sequence ATGTCAACACCGTTAACAGGACGAGTCATCTTTAAGGGAGATCCTGGCTATCAACAAGCGATTAAGAACTGGAACCCTTATGTTGATGTCTATCCTCTTGTCTTTGTTTTTGCACAAAATTCTTACGATGTCAGTAATGCTATTAAATGGGCTCAGGAAAATAAAGTACCTTTACGTGTCAGAAGCGGACGCCATGCTTTAGATAAGAACCTTTCAGTAGTAAATGGCGGAATTGTTATTGATGTAAGTGACATGAATAGAGTTTGCCTTGATAAAAAAAGTGAGATTGCAACGGTTCAAACAGGAATTCACGTGGGTCCACTTGTAAAGATGCTAGCTCGAGAAGGCTTTATGGCTCCGTTTGGAGATAGCCCCACTGTTGGAATTGGAGGAATTACGATGGGAGGAGGATTTGGAGTAGTCTCACGATCAATTGGCCTTATAAGCGATAACCTTCTTGCCCTGGAAACAGTAGATGCCAAAGGCCATATTCTTCAAGCAGACCAATCTTGCAATAAGGACTTATTTTGGGCTTCTAGAGGTGGTGGCGGTGGGAACTTTGGATATAATACCGAATACACGTTTAAAGTTCACCGTGCCCCTAAAACTGCAACCGTCTTCAATATTATTTGGCCATGGGATCAATTAGAAACAGTATTTAAAACTTGGCAAGAATGGGCACCATTTGTAGACGAACGATTAGGGTGCATACTTGAGATTTACAGCAAAGTAAATGGTTTGTGTCATGCAGAAGGGATTTTCTTAGGTTCAAAAAAAGAACTGACTAAATTGTTAAAGCCTTTACTAAATGCTGGAACCCCAACACAAACAGTTATAGAAACATTGTCCTATCCAGATGCTATAGATTTCTTAGACCCTGACGAACCAATCCCTGGCAGATCCGATCAGAGTGTTAAATTTTCATCGGCTTGGGGACTTGATCTGTGGTCCGAAGAGCCTATTTCATTTATGAAAAAGTTTTTAGAAGAAGCTACTGGTACAGAAGCCAATTTCTTTTTTATAAATTGGGGTGGTGCTCTAAGCAGAGTACCAAGTAATGAAACAGCCTTCTTTTGGCGCCGTCCATTGTTTTATACAGAATGGACATCTAGTTGGGAAAATAAATCCCAAGAAGCTTCCAATCTTGCATCAGTTGAAAAAGTACGTCAGCTAATGAAACCATATGTAAAAGGGTCCTATGTTAATGTTCCAGACCAAAATATTGAAAAGTTCGGAAAAGCATATTATGGGTCAAACTTCGCAAGACTTCGAGAAATAAAGGCTAAATATGATCCTGAAAATTTATTTCATTTCCCTCAAAGCATCCCACCATCTTGTTAA
- a CDS encoding S8 family peptidase, which translates to MLHLLTTTLSVSVVILLFYAVKYIIKILKQQSVKNLKTIPIKKASPLFKRRINASTKEFTADDFQNSNQIIVKFKKNVCFEKQVNIHRKNKCTLIYHNKDLDFQVLHSKKKINDLIKRYSELTEVEYAEPDYTFKASYTPNDPFFPYQYGPQKVQAPDAWDVTTSNGNIKIAIVDTGIQLNHPELSIKLWPGYNFVDGNLVPNDGNGHGTHVAGIAAALTENGLGIAGMAPSASIIPVRALDNSGNGLLSNIANAITYSTNAGAKVINLSLGSTQSSITLENAVNYAWSQGVVVIAAAGNEASSTPTYPAAYQNVIAVASTDSNDQKSDFSNFGTWVDVAAPGSTILSTYIGSYYAYLSGTSMAAPHVSGLAALLAAQGKTNLQIRNTIQSTCDVVPGTGLYWTYGRINANRAVR; encoded by the coding sequence ATGCTTCATTTATTAACTACTACTTTATCAGTTTCTGTTGTTATCCTGTTGTTTTATGCAGTGAAATATATTATTAAGATTTTAAAACAACAATCAGTCAAAAACCTAAAAACCATTCCAATAAAAAAGGCATCACCACTATTTAAGCGCCGTATCAACGCTAGTACTAAGGAATTTACAGCTGATGATTTTCAGAACTCAAACCAAATCATTGTAAAGTTCAAAAAGAATGTGTGCTTTGAAAAACAAGTAAATATTCATCGTAAGAATAAATGTACACTGATATATCACAACAAAGATCTTGATTTTCAGGTCTTACATTCTAAAAAAAAGATTAATGACTTAATTAAACGCTATAGTGAATTAACTGAAGTAGAATACGCAGAACCAGATTATACATTTAAAGCTTCATATACCCCGAATGACCCCTTTTTTCCTTATCAATATGGTCCTCAGAAGGTACAAGCCCCAGATGCTTGGGATGTTACTACTAGTAATGGAAATATAAAAATTGCTATTGTAGACACGGGAATTCAGTTAAATCACCCTGAACTATCTATTAAGCTTTGGCCTGGCTATAATTTTGTAGATGGAAATCTAGTTCCTAACGACGGTAATGGACACGGAACTCACGTAGCAGGCATAGCTGCAGCCCTTACAGAGAATGGTTTAGGCATTGCAGGAATGGCTCCGTCAGCATCAATAATACCCGTTCGTGCTCTTGACAACAGTGGAAATGGTCTATTGAGTAACATTGCAAATGCAATTACCTATTCAACAAATGCAGGAGCAAAAGTTATTAATTTGAGCCTAGGTTCAACTCAAAGTTCAATCACTTTAGAGAATGCCGTGAATTACGCTTGGAGCCAAGGAGTAGTAGTTATAGCTGCAGCCGGAAACGAAGCTTCTAGTACCCCAACATACCCAGCTGCTTATCAAAATGTAATCGCTGTGGCCTCTACAGATAGCAATGATCAAAAATCTGATTTTTCCAATTTTGGCACTTGGGTAGATGTTGCTGCTCCAGGTTCAACAATTTTGTCTACTTATATAGGCAGCTATTACGCATATCTAAGCGGTACTTCTATGGCTGCCCCTCATGTTTCAGGACTTGCAGCCTTGCTAGCAGCTCAGGGAAAAACCAATCTCCAAATTAGAAATACTATTCAATCCACGTGCGATGTAGTACCAGGTACAGGATTATACTGGACTTATGGAAGAATTAATGCAAATCGAGCAGTTCGCTAG
- a CDS encoding DUF1796 family putative cysteine peptidase: protein MNLQDVKGQYDLIISLGSACNPALQLNRLNLRSFTSSPLDWSYSPYLSDVNRLLQNKFNGFMQIENMSLVDDSGDYVYFNDKMLRFPHQNLYKSTKSYIIQDTYYNIFSAHDFAIVPNKDWTDMYPKFKKNLDYRVNRFMKKMMSSKSILFIRWGAKYEEATELQKILSSLTKAQIRILILNPVDGIQTPTEVDWEINNVCMVNVPLDPNNVLTWDYVLDGILLRH, encoded by the coding sequence GTGAATTTACAGGATGTTAAAGGGCAATATGATTTAATCATTAGCTTAGGTAGTGCTTGTAATCCTGCACTACAACTGAATCGATTAAATTTGAGAAGTTTTACCTCAAGTCCACTTGACTGGAGCTATTCTCCGTATCTTTCAGATGTAAATAGACTACTTCAGAATAAGTTTAATGGATTTATGCAGATTGAGAATATGAGTTTAGTAGATGACAGCGGAGATTATGTATATTTTAATGATAAAATGCTTAGATTTCCTCATCAAAATCTATATAAATCAACTAAATCTTATATTATACAGGACACTTATTACAATATCTTCTCAGCTCATGATTTTGCTATAGTGCCTAATAAAGATTGGACCGATATGTATCCAAAATTCAAAAAAAACCTTGATTACAGAGTTAACAGGTTTATGAAAAAGATGATGAGCAGTAAATCAATTTTGTTTATAAGGTGGGGAGCTAAATATGAGGAAGCAACTGAATTACAAAAAATCTTATCCTCTCTTACAAAAGCGCAGATTAGAATACTTATCCTTAATCCCGTAGACGGTATACAGACTCCTACCGAAGTTGACTGGGAAATCAATAATGTATGTATGGTCAATGTACCACTCGATCCAAATAATGTTTTGACTTGGGACTATGTTCTAGATGGAATATTACTACGTCACTAA
- a CDS encoding DUF1796 family putative cysteine peptidase: MLGLGSWCGPSLNLRRHNWRRFSFPLDWMISNSIADVTRLLRNRFSGFMDLQNLQRTDGYAHFLDDGVAIFPEEGGTEPVNAHFIHDMHYNIISVHDFPIIPNVDWTVMYPSYKEKLNQRITRFFEKIGNSPSVLFIRWGAATPEEAIELKTTLSELVNGSFNILLLQPLDGLKGVIDMNWTIDGICSVQVPLDNPNDEAVWDYVLSGLSITNFWA; this comes from the coding sequence ATGCTAGGGCTAGGTAGTTGGTGTGGTCCCTCCCTTAATTTAAGAAGGCATAATTGGAGAAGGTTTTCATTCCCTTTAGACTGGATGATATCTAATTCAATTGCTGATGTCACTAGGTTGTTAAGAAATAGATTTAGTGGATTTATGGACCTCCAAAATCTGCAGCGAACTGATGGGTATGCTCATTTTCTTGATGACGGAGTCGCAATTTTCCCTGAAGAAGGTGGAACAGAACCAGTTAATGCTCATTTTATTCACGACATGCATTATAACATTATTTCTGTTCATGATTTCCCTATCATTCCAAATGTAGACTGGACTGTAATGTATCCTTCTTATAAAGAAAAGCTTAATCAACGTATCACGAGATTTTTTGAAAAAATTGGGAATAGCCCCTCTGTTTTATTTATTAGATGGGGAGCAGCTACTCCAGAAGAAGCGATAGAATTAAAGACCACATTATCAGAATTAGTAAACGGTTCATTTAATATACTACTACTTCAACCTCTAGATGGATTAAAAGGCGTAATAGATATGAACTGGACGATTGATGGAATTTGTTCAGTTCAAGTACCTCTAGACAACCCAAATGATGAAGCTGTTTGGGACTATGTACTGAGTGGATTAAGTATAACTAATTTTTGGGCGTAA
- the wecB gene encoding non-hydrolyzing UDP-N-acetylglucosamine 2-epimerase has product MKVMTILGTRPEIIRLSLIIKKLDEYASQHVLVHTGQNFTPSLSEVFFQELNIRKPDYILANQQLSLGEQLSKMYKELEQLFLKEKPDKVLILGDTNSGLSAILAERMGISVIHMEAGNRCFDLEVPEEKNRRIIDAISSFNLPYTPQSKENLIKEGIPSNRIITSGNPINEVLKHYEPAIKKSSILEKLSLKENDYFLVTAHRAENVDHEDRLLEIMKGINMVAEFYQKRIICSIHPRTKSRIENISLLEVHPLVEFHEPFGFFDFVNLEKNAFCVLTDSGTVQEECCLFYVPTVTIRKTTERPETIQCGSNMLSGIDANQILTCVHVMVNQLKNWYYPEGYGDVNVSDKVIKVVLGGMKGV; this is encoded by the coding sequence ATGAAAGTTATGACTATTTTGGGTACAAGGCCCGAAATTATACGTTTAAGCCTCATTATTAAAAAGTTAGATGAGTATGCTTCACAGCACGTTTTAGTGCATACAGGACAAAATTTCACTCCTTCATTAAGTGAGGTATTTTTTCAAGAGTTAAACATACGCAAACCAGACTATATATTGGCTAATCAGCAGCTCTCATTAGGTGAACAGTTATCGAAGATGTATAAAGAGCTCGAACAGCTATTTTTAAAAGAAAAGCCGGACAAAGTTTTAATATTAGGCGATACTAATAGTGGTTTAAGCGCAATTCTAGCAGAAAGAATGGGTATATCAGTCATTCATATGGAGGCTGGAAACCGTTGTTTTGATTTAGAAGTGCCAGAAGAAAAAAACCGCCGGATTATCGATGCAATCTCAAGCTTCAATCTACCCTATACTCCTCAAAGTAAAGAAAATTTAATTAAAGAAGGTATCCCCTCAAATCGTATTATTACTTCTGGAAATCCAATTAACGAAGTTTTAAAACATTATGAACCTGCTATAAAAAAAAGCAGCATTCTTGAGAAACTGTCCTTAAAAGAAAATGACTACTTTCTGGTTACAGCCCATCGTGCGGAAAATGTAGATCATGAAGATCGACTGTTGGAAATCATGAAAGGCATCAATATGGTAGCTGAGTTTTACCAAAAGAGAATAATATGTAGTATTCATCCTCGTACTAAATCTCGAATAGAAAATATTTCACTGCTAGAAGTCCATCCGTTAGTAGAATTTCATGAGCCTTTTGGTTTTTTCGATTTCGTAAATTTAGAAAAAAATGCTTTTTGTGTCTTAACAGACAGCGGAACAGTTCAAGAAGAATGCTGTTTGTTTTATGTTCCTACGGTAACTATTCGTAAAACAACTGAAAGACCAGAAACCATTCAATGTGGAAGTAACATGCTGTCAGGAATAGATGCTAACCAAATCTTGACTTGTGTTCATGTAATGGTGAACCAATTAAAAAATTGGTATTACCCTGAAGGATATGGTGATGTAAATGTTTCAGACAAGGTAATTAAAGTTGTACTAGGAGGAATGAAAGGTGTTTAA
- a CDS encoding polysaccharide biosynthesis protein, translated as MFNNKTILVTGGTGSWGYELVKQLLTHNPKEIRIFSRNESNQFTMKQEFDNHPKLNFIIGDIKEREALIEACQGVNYIFHLAALKHVPVCEDQPIEALKTNVHGTQNVIDAAISCDVDRVVYISTDKASNPANFYGLSKAMGERLIIHANTLNTKTKFVCIRGGNVLGTNGSVIHVFKKQIQEKGKIGITDPGMTRFFLTLEDAIKLVFKATFESLGGEIFVMKMPTCRIIDLANVLIEASGKEKVEVEILGVRPGEKIHELLLSEYESATTVTYDDEYYVILPPIHIEGLKEHYLNYAQVNLEKYDSSKQVISKEEIREMLLKGGFI; from the coding sequence GTGTTTAATAATAAGACAATTTTAGTAACAGGTGGCACAGGTTCTTGGGGATATGAACTTGTTAAGCAACTACTAACACATAACCCTAAAGAAATACGTATTTTTTCGAGGAATGAATCAAATCAATTTACCATGAAACAAGAATTTGATAACCATCCTAAATTGAATTTTATTATTGGAGACATTAAAGAAAGAGAAGCGCTAATTGAAGCATGCCAAGGCGTCAATTATATTTTTCACTTAGCTGCTTTAAAACATGTTCCGGTATGTGAAGATCAACCAATTGAAGCCTTAAAAACCAACGTACATGGTACTCAAAATGTAATAGACGCTGCAATAAGCTGTGATGTAGATAGAGTCGTTTATATCTCCACTGATAAAGCGTCAAATCCAGCTAATTTTTATGGTTTATCTAAAGCAATGGGAGAAAGATTAATCATTCACGCTAACACATTAAATACTAAAACTAAATTTGTTTGTATACGTGGCGGAAATGTGTTAGGAACTAACGGAAGCGTTATTCATGTATTCAAGAAACAGATTCAAGAAAAAGGAAAAATCGGTATTACTGATCCTGGGATGACTCGTTTCTTCTTGACATTAGAGGATGCAATAAAGCTAGTTTTCAAAGCCACATTTGAAAGTCTAGGTGGAGAAATTTTTGTCATGAAAATGCCCACTTGTCGGATTATTGACTTAGCTAATGTGTTAATAGAAGCTTCTGGAAAAGAAAAGGTTGAAGTTGAGATATTAGGTGTAAGACCTGGAGAGAAAATTCACGAGCTTCTGTTATCTGAATACGAAAGTGCAACAACTGTTACTTACGACGACGAGTATTATGTTATCCTACCTCCAATTCATATTGAAGGTTTAAAAGAACATTATTTAAATTATGCTCAAGTAAATCTAGAAAAATATGATTCAAGTAAACAAGTAATTAGTAAAGAAGAAATTAGAGAGATGTTGCTGAAAGGCGGGTTTATTTAA
- a CDS encoding dTDP-4-dehydrorhamnose reductase family protein: protein MKVLILGGKGMAGHVITRYFIQHTNHDVFCTSRDPKDKKAIYLDVTNFKHVEETIESIKPDVLINCIGILNEHASHNPMHAFQVNSLLPHQLAKFVERHQGKLIHISTDCVFSGKKGDYTENDVPDGTSVYAQSKQLGEIIDEKHLTIRTSIIGPELKKDGIGLFLWFMTQKGSIKGYKKALWNGVTTLELAKAINFFLENNTCGLYHLHSPKKISKFALLELIKDIFKKDDVKIIPNEDVILDRTIISTRTDLCYPTPSYQQMLMELKEWMSK from the coding sequence ATGAAAGTACTAATTCTTGGTGGAAAAGGAATGGCAGGTCATGTAATCACTAGATATTTCATACAGCATACAAACCATGATGTTTTCTGTACATCAAGAGACCCTAAGGATAAAAAGGCTATTTACTTGGACGTAACTAACTTTAAACATGTTGAGGAGACCATAGAATCTATTAAGCCAGACGTCCTTATTAACTGTATTGGAATTTTAAATGAACACGCTAGCCATAATCCAATGCATGCTTTTCAAGTAAATAGCCTACTTCCACATCAGTTAGCTAAATTTGTTGAACGGCATCAAGGAAAATTAATTCATATTAGTACAGATTGTGTGTTTTCAGGAAAAAAAGGAGATTATACAGAAAACGATGTTCCAGACGGTACCTCTGTATATGCTCAGTCTAAACAGCTAGGTGAAATTATTGACGAAAAACATTTAACAATCCGCACTTCTATAATAGGACCCGAGTTAAAGAAGGATGGCATTGGTTTATTCCTATGGTTTATGACACAAAAGGGCTCAATTAAAGGGTATAAAAAGGCACTGTGGAATGGAGTAACAACGTTAGAATTAGCTAAAGCAATTAATTTCTTCTTAGAAAATAATACTTGCGGACTCTATCATTTGCACTCACCGAAAAAAATATCAAAGTTTGCATTACTAGAATTGATTAAAGATATCTTTAAAAAAGATGATGTCAAAATTATTCCTAATGAGGATGTAATATTAGATCGTACTATTATTAGTACTCGAACAGATCTTTGTTATCCAACTCCTAGTTACCAGCAGATGTTAATGGAGCTCAAAGAGTGGATGTCAAAATAA
- a CDS encoding SPOR domain-containing protein has translation MDYKQIELQQGYDITGKQRYRIITGAFIDKIIAEQVAKEIKERYGLTVYVIPEHVEKAESNL, from the coding sequence ATGGATTATAAGCAAATAGAGTTGCAACAAGGATACGATATAACTGGAAAGCAACGTTATCGAATTATAACAGGAGCATTTATTGATAAGATTATAGCAGAACAAGTTGCAAAGGAAATAAAAGAACGCTACGGTCTTACTGTATACGTGATACCTGAGCACGTTGAAAAAGCTGAGTCTAATCTCTAA
- a CDS encoding DUF1796 family putative cysteine peptidase, which produces MKLEDLKGAYSAIFSLGDLCLTSLQLRDNNLRNFAGILDWVSSPDLKKVNMLLKNQFADFLNPDNLRIIQYVSDWDLLVWDEIYNIGFNHDFKTDKNTLSHLGGYGEVKEKYDRRIQRFLENLSTGQRILFIRTEANSEEAAELESILSTMIESDFSILIINHTDVNDLVEKEWSLNKVCAIELPNQDKWNANNHYWKRILDGVSLL; this is translated from the coding sequence ATGAAACTAGAAGATTTAAAAGGGGCATATAGCGCCATTTTTAGTTTAGGCGATTTATGTTTGACATCTCTTCAACTGAGAGACAATAACTTAAGAAACTTTGCGGGGATTTTAGATTGGGTATCCTCACCGGATTTGAAAAAGGTAAACATGCTTTTGAAAAATCAGTTTGCTGACTTTTTAAACCCGGATAATTTAAGGATAATCCAGTACGTATCTGATTGGGATTTATTAGTGTGGGATGAAATTTATAATATAGGGTTTAACCACGATTTTAAGACTGATAAAAATACACTTTCTCACTTAGGAGGATACGGGGAGGTTAAAGAGAAGTACGATAGAAGAATTCAACGGTTTTTAGAGAATTTATCTACTGGCCAGCGTATTCTGTTTATTAGAACGGAAGCTAATAGTGAAGAAGCTGCAGAGCTTGAGAGCATTTTATCTACTATGATTGAAAGTGACTTTAGCATTCTGATTATTAATCATACGGATGTGAATGATTTAGTTGAAAAAGAATGGTCGCTAAATAAAGTTTGTGCTATTGAATTACCCAATCAAGATAAATGGAACGCTAATAATCATTATTGGAAAAGGATACTTGATGGTGTTTCCCTTTTATAA
- a CDS encoding NAD-dependent epimerase/dehydratase family protein, with protein sequence MKAVVTGGAGFIGSHLVEELIRQGFNVHIIDNLISGKYDNIHPLATFHIEDICSDQAKQIILDEKPDVVFHLAAQADVSRSIQSPQYDADVNIKGTINLLEACRDASVGKFIFASTSAVYGNLQKDLITEQDATVPASYYGLSKLAAESYIRLFHYLYNLPYTILRYGNVYGPRQTPKGEGGVVAVFLERLSKGLSFNIHGDGEQTRDFIYVKDIVQANIAAIKKGNQEVVHASTTKKTSVNDLLKNLEYIHGSNIDVVYTEGRPGDIKHSCLDSEKAQKLLEWSSRVSVLEGLKETYTFSRKKA encoded by the coding sequence ATGAAGGCTGTAGTAACTGGTGGGGCGGGATTTATTGGTTCCCATCTTGTAGAAGAGCTCATTAGACAAGGCTTTAATGTCCACATAATTGATAACTTAATTTCTGGAAAGTATGATAATATACACCCTCTTGCTACTTTTCATATAGAAGATATATGTAGTGATCAAGCCAAACAAATCATTCTAGATGAAAAGCCTGACGTAGTCTTTCACTTAGCTGCTCAGGCAGATGTTTCACGATCTATCCAATCGCCTCAATATGACGCAGATGTGAACATAAAAGGAACTATAAATTTGCTGGAAGCCTGTAGAGATGCTTCGGTAGGTAAGTTTATATTTGCCTCTACTTCAGCTGTATATGGAAATCTACAAAAGGACTTAATTACTGAACAAGATGCAACTGTGCCAGCTTCTTATTACGGTCTGTCGAAACTAGCTGCTGAATCGTATATACGTCTATTTCATTACTTGTATAATTTACCATATACAATTCTTCGATACGGAAATGTATATGGACCACGGCAAACGCCAAAAGGAGAAGGCGGAGTAGTAGCAGTTTTTTTAGAAAGGTTGAGCAAAGGGCTTTCCTTTAATATTCATGGTGATGGGGAACAGACACGTGATTTTATATATGTAAAAGATATTGTTCAAGCTAATATTGCAGCAATTAAAAAAGGGAACCAAGAGGTTGTTCACGCCAGTACTACAAAGAAAACTTCAGTGAACGATTTATTAAAAAACCTTGAGTATATTCATGGTTCTAATATTGATGTTGTTTATACAGAAGGGAGACCTGGGGATATCAAACATAGTTGTCTCGACAGTGAGAAAGCACAAAAGCTATTAGAATGGTCTTCAAGAGTATCTGTTTTAGAGGGGTTAAAGGAAACATATACTTTCTCTAGAAAAAAAGCTTAG
- a CDS encoding glycosyltransferase family 4 protein yields the protein MKILLATFWEVPHVGGVWNYMQQLKQELEGLGHEVDLLGHGLGNKSVHIVNKNIEVIKDELLLVEELEQHEKNTPILYKDPVVKFYEKERIGYTRGVSRLNINQYDLIHTQDVVATACIRSLKSVKTPVVATIHGCVAHELNRYIKDILKAPTADIATKYFNELEHTGAMAADCTIVANHWLKEILIQEFRVNEHQLKVFHYGYDIDSFLKRMQTPSNVHPPVGQQVIIYTGRLAEIKGIHHLLEALSELKKIKKGWVCWIVGDGDQKAELKAQSRALGLGKRVLFLGNRNDVPSLLSLANIFVLPSLIENQPLSVIEAQIAKKPVIVSDAGGLPEMVQHGSTGLIFQAGDATSLCENLYNLLIDPAYRGMLGANAQEWALKHWDQKDAVQKVLDVYKEVLSHKSEM from the coding sequence ATGAAAATACTGCTTGCTACATTCTGGGAAGTTCCCCATGTAGGTGGAGTTTGGAATTATATGCAGCAATTAAAGCAAGAGCTTGAAGGGTTGGGTCATGAAGTAGATTTACTTGGACATGGACTTGGAAATAAATCAGTTCATATTGTTAATAAAAATATAGAGGTAATTAAAGATGAACTATTATTAGTAGAAGAATTGGAACAACATGAGAAAAATACTCCTATTCTATATAAAGATCCAGTAGTGAAATTTTATGAAAAAGAACGTATTGGTTATACAAGAGGTGTTTCTCGTTTAAATATCAACCAATATGATTTAATTCACACACAAGACGTTGTAGCAACTGCGTGTATTCGTTCCTTAAAGAGTGTAAAAACGCCGGTGGTAGCAACTATACATGGTTGTGTTGCTCACGAGTTAAATCGCTACATCAAAGACATTCTGAAGGCTCCTACAGCTGATATAGCTACTAAATATTTTAATGAACTTGAACATACAGGTGCTATGGCTGCTGATTGTACTATAGTTGCAAATCATTGGTTAAAGGAAATTTTAATTCAGGAATTTAGGGTTAATGAGCATCAACTTAAAGTGTTTCATTACGGATATGATATAGATTCTTTTTTAAAGCGAATGCAAACACCATCTAATGTTCATCCACCAGTTGGTCAACAAGTAATTATTTATACAGGGAGATTAGCTGAAATTAAAGGTATTCATCATCTATTAGAGGCTCTCAGTGAACTCAAAAAAATTAAGAAAGGCTGGGTCTGCTGGATCGTTGGAGATGGAGATCAAAAAGCTGAGTTGAAGGCTCAGAGTAGAGCGCTCGGTTTAGGTAAGAGGGTTTTATTTTTAGGTAATAGAAACGATGTGCCTTCTTTACTCTCTCTTGCTAACATTTTTGTTTTGCCAAGTCTTATAGAGAATCAACCTTTATCAGTTATTGAAGCTCAGATTGCTAAAAAACCAGTAATAGTAAGTGACGCAGGGGGATTACCCGAAATGGTTCAGCATGGATCTACAGGTTTAATTTTCCAGGCAGGTGATGCCACATCGTTATGTGAAAACCTTTATAATTTGCTAATAGATCCAGCATATAGAGGCATGTTAGGAGCCAATGCACAAGAATGGGCTTTAAAACATTGGGATCAGAAAGATGCAGTTCAAAAAGTTCTAGATGTTTATAAAGAGGTGCTTTCACATAAGAGTGAAATGTAA